From the Ignavibacteriales bacterium genome, the window ATTTGAACACTGGTTGAGCATATATTTGCCTTTGACGAATAATCAGCACCGCTAAGTACTGTGTCCTTTACATAGCTGTACATGTCCGAGTTTGGTCTTTGAATAAATAGCTTTATATTAGCATTTTGACCTGTCATTTTCGACTTTAATTGGTTGTTCTGTTCCTGATCTTGTGTTATAATCTGGTCCCAGCGTGTATATTCACCGGTGAATATCTTTTTAAGGTCCTCCGAGGTTACTCTCGAAAGCGGATTATTTGGATTTACGATAAAAGCAATTCCATCAACAGCAAACTCATACTTTTGGATCTCTATCTTATTATCCTTAATTGCTTTTTGTTCTTCCTCTGTAAAATCACCAACTGTAACAATAAATTTTGTTTCACCATTAATAAGTTCTGCTGTAACATATCTGCTAGGAAGAAATTTAAGTTCGATATTAGCCTCTTTATTGAGCCTTTCAAACTCAACCTCTTCCTCTAGCATCATTTTTTTTATGGTTTCATCTGATGTAACAGCCAAGTCACCGGTTGTTGCCTGAGATTTTATCTCACTAAAG encodes:
- a CDS encoding substrate-binding domain-containing protein, producing the protein MLNRIKFTSLLFSAIFITALSISGCDFSEIKSQATTGDLAVTSDETIKKMMLEEEVEFERLNKEANIELKFLPSRYVTAELINGETKFIVTVGDFTEEEQKAIKDNKIEIQKYEFAVDGIAFIVNPNNPLSRVTSEDLKKIFTGEYTRWDQIITQDQEQNNQLKSKMTGQNANIKLFIQRPNSDMYSYVKDTVLSGADYSSKANICSTSVQMLEEIRKNDNAIGISNLGWMGTSNQDILDTTVKALRISRIYPNGFQADFKQFHQGLVFNQEYPYRRIVYIFTTEKGVGLASGFITFLLNKDGQKVVLKEGMVPVTQPVRTIQIN